A section of the Choristoneura fumiferana chromosome 5, NRCan_CFum_1, whole genome shotgun sequence genome encodes:
- the LOC141427933 gene encoding uncharacterized protein, which translates to MLSLRDDDEDDSHLCIKCNATIIGLENYVKHRKERCAKNKPVQKVDLPIDTLEPTYNLGADVFFQSLELQSSVKKTSLSRLTPPIPISKSSLERKNLLAVASSSREIPTMSPVESNFRGGDWIGGHSLRIGSNEDNQTKLINAVASISGAVKKDIPTSSYGIGPFNDFKADDESDESEDSEDDDDEEPPTGGKWKPPPNYTGGKWRPVSPEHEEWVMRDEQEHTGGKWRPIMGDSNERDEDYDAPPPGHTKGKWVPGANEKSQIMQTTLQMKGSVQYWCGPCNRRLGSRAIYEKHLMSKLHMKKVLPENELEFSGHLQPLRHTVEQNSRKLRSVTKPTPQKKKPTSLKVNEIEKKKKRKRKLRFVNCPGCKSRVRQHLMGKHLISHYHFRKASTVQSQVYRQLILNNIDVIVHQSPFQCSPCKFYTNWLPHFMRHWSSDEHSEKTLSMDGRYWCSFCKFECDTSVEMLLHLTGPDHSEVVAVINRSMPIIIRKRSILKCETCYKEFRYNAEIRRHCELTDHQLTYTATDEYQELHNCQQCSAKFKSSLTLAAHLKSVHKQKTHLCLVCSRTFCSSEEAKQHRNTSEHRLKRRANMKARGIPVKEISKKCPYCIEKKVVLSNILELKDHIRRMHPNNKKKCPKCGMSFLLHQEVTRHIRSNACQFRNWLAPSSSQSFQLWNCSQCLFTTDSQAECYFHEVLHTIPVKETLTVENKEKIILKYECPLCPKSFRKSSLRLHLRQHTCERPFVCKICGANFTRKSSLCNHVQKEHEMAKVKKVEENQCERCKKKFPNKNELSLHSCSATTELSCLFQQCTYVASTSTQFARHYATHGERLKHLKCPQCPFKTDQNSHLKRHLITHQAAKPYKCPHCDFTCASLENLRKHALHRRLHPGLPLYRCRVGACAYGVNTATELRAHLTTEHADQYGAREAVDAVKRHLLIE; encoded by the exons ATGCTGTCACtacgagatgatgatgaagatgacaGCCATCTCTGCATCAAGTGCAACGCCACCATTATAGGACTTGAGAACTATGTCAAGCACAGAAAAGAACGATGCGCCAAAAACAAACCAGTACAAAAAGTAGACCTGCCAATAGATACTCTAGAGCCCACGTACAACCTTGGGGCTGATGTTTTCTTCCAATCTTTGGAACTCCAGAGCAGCGTTAAAAAAACATCCTTGTCACGATTGACACCGCCTATACCAATATCAAAGAGCAGTCTAGAGAGGAAAAATTTATTGGCAGTGGCGTCTTCTTCGAGGGAGATACCGACTATGAGTCCAGTTGAGAGCAACTTCAGAGGTGGAGACTGGATTGGAGGACACAGTTTAAGAATTGGTAGTAACGAGGATAACCAAACGAAATTGATCAACGCTGTTGCAAGCATCAGCGGAGCGGTGAAAAAAGACATACCAACATCTTCGTACGGTATTGGACCGTTCAATGACTTTAAAGCTGATGACGAATCTGATGAATCAGAAGACTCAGAAGACGATGACGATGAGGAACCTCCGACTGGTGGTAAATGGAAACCACCTCCGAATTACACTGGTGGCAAATGGAGGCCCGTGTCCCCGGAACATGAAGAATGGGTGATGAGAGATGAACAAGAGCATACGGGTGGGAAATGGAGACCTATCATGGGTGATTCTAATGAAAGAGATGAAGATTATGATGCTCCGCCACCAGGACATACTAAAGGAAAATGGGTCCCAGGAGCCAATGAAAAATCTCAGATCATGCAAACAACTTTACAAATGAAAGGATCTGTTCAGTACTGGTGCGGTCCATGTAATAGGAGATTAGGTTCACGAGCGATTTATGAAAAACATCTCATGTCAAAGTTGCACATGAAGAAAGTATTACCAGAAAATGAACTCGAATTCTCTGGACATCTGCAGCCCTTAAGGCATACTGTTGAACAGAACAGTCGAAAATTACGATCTGTTACCAAACCTACACCTCAAAAAAAGAAGCCTACAAGCTTAAAAGTTAATGAAATCgagaagaaaaagaagagaAAGCGGAAACTACGTTTTGTCAACTGCCCTGGCTGCAAATCGAGAGTAAGGCAGCATTTGATGGGGAAGCACTTAATATCTCACTATCATTTCCGGAAAGCTTCAACGGTGCAAAGTCAAGTATATCGTCAGTTGATTTTAAATAACATCGACGTCATCGTGCACCAATCTCCATTCCAATGCAGTCCTTGTAAATTCTACACGAACTGGCTGCCACATTTCATGCGCCATTGGTCATCTGATGAACACAGCGAAAAAACTCTGTCAATGGATGGAAGATACTGGTGCTCCTTTTGCAAATTCGAATGCGACACATCCGTCGAGATGCTTCTCCATCTAACCGGACCTGATCATAGCGAGGTCGTCGCCGTCATCAATAGATCCATGCCCATTATTATAAGAAAAAGAAGCATTCTAAAATGTGAGACTTGCTATAAAGAGTTCAGGTACAATGCTGAGATCAGGAGACACTGTGAACTCACAGATCATCAGTTAACATACACAGCTACTGATGAGTACCAGGAGCTCCATAATTGCCAACAATGCTCAGCGAAATTCAAGTCTTCGCTCACTTTAGCTGCACACTTGAAGTCTGTTCATAAACAGAAGACTCACTTGTGTTTGGTATGCTCCAGAACATTTTGTTCTTCAGAAGAAGCGAAGCAGCACAGAAATACATCGGAGCATAGATTAAAAAGAAGGGCTAACATGAAAGCGCGTGGGATTCCAGTGAAAGAGATAAGTAAGAAATGTCCGTATTGCATTGAGAAAAAGGTTGTTTTATCGAATATTTTGGAGCTGAAAGATCACATTAGGAGGATGCAtcctaataataaaaagaa GTGTCCTAAATGCGGCATGTCCTTCCTCCTTCACCAGGAAGTAACACGTCACATCAGATCCAACGCCTGCCAATTCCGGAACTGGCTAGCTCCCAGCTCCTCACAATCTTTCCAGCTCTGGAACTGCAGCCAATGCCTCTTCACCACCGATTCCCAAGCCGAATGTTACTTCCATGAAGTCCTACATACCATTCCTGTGAAAGAAACTCTTACGGTTGAAAACAAAGAGAAAATAATCCTGAAATATGAGTGTCCTCTGTGTCCGAAGAGTTTTCGGAAGTCTTCGCTCCGTTTGCATTTGAGGCAGCATACGTGCGAAAGACcttttgtttgtaaaatctGTGGAGCTAATTTTACAAGGAAGAGCAGTTTATGCAACCATGTCCAGAAAGAACATGAGATGGCTAAAGTGAAAAAAGTGGAGGAGAATCAATGTGAGAGATGTAAGAAGAAGTTTCCCAACAA AAACGAGCTTTCCCTACATTCTTGTTCAGCTACAACAGAACTAAGCTGCCTTTTCCAACAGTGTACATATGTTGCATCAACTTCAACGCAATTTGCGAG ACATTACGCGACCCATGGCGAGCGGCTGAAACACCTGAAATGTCCACAATGCCCATTCAAGACCGATCAAAACAGTCATTTAAAGAGACACCTGATAACTCACCAAGCTGCTAAGCCCTATAAATGCCCGCATTGTGACTTTACTTGTGCTAGTTTG gagAACCTCCGAAAGCACGCTCTCCATCGCCGCTTGCACCCGGGTTTGCCGCTGTACCGCTGCCGCGTCGGCGCTTGCGCATACGGCGTCAACACGGCCACGGAGCTGCGCGCGCACTTGACGACAGAACACGCCGACCAATACGGTGCTAGGGAAGCTGTTGATGCTGTCAAGCGCCATCTGTTGATAGAATAA